In the Candidatus Electrothrix sp. GW3-4 genome, one interval contains:
- a CDS encoding ion channel, which produces MKKRLKQLYLFLQRENLLYLFAVIFTIVLVSSVLIAWFEPEVSFASGLWWSIVTLTTVGYGDISPATPAGRVLAVLVMFFGIGLLGMLSAGLATILISRKMRENRGMCPSTVEDHIIICEWNHRAKAILKELRADVQTEQTSVVLVADIEEIPVDDPNLLFIRGVVCEETLEKANLKKAQTIIVLGDDAAETTARDAKVVLTTLTIESMNPEVYSVVELVDKRHEPHCLRANADEIIIGSELSSHLIASAASDHGISRVVTELLSSRYGNELYSMPVPVEMAGKKFLDVFVAMKTEHNVTVFGIQKGRAGAFLPNPDAEYPVTAEDLLLVISRDRIRK; this is translated from the coding sequence ATGAAGAAAAGACTGAAGCAGCTCTATCTTTTTCTCCAGCGAGAGAATCTGTTGTATCTCTTTGCTGTTATTTTTACAATTGTTCTGGTGAGCAGTGTGTTGATCGCCTGGTTTGAACCGGAGGTCTCCTTTGCCAGCGGGCTTTGGTGGAGCATTGTCACCCTGACCACAGTGGGATACGGCGATATATCGCCAGCAACACCAGCAGGCCGCGTGCTGGCCGTGCTTGTTATGTTTTTCGGTATAGGCCTGCTCGGTATGCTCAGTGCAGGTCTTGCCACGATATTAATCAGCAGGAAGATGAGGGAGAACAGGGGGATGTGCCCTTCAACAGTTGAAGATCATATTATTATTTGCGAGTGGAACCATCGGGCAAAGGCGATTCTCAAGGAGCTGCGGGCTGATGTCCAGACCGAACAGACCTCTGTGGTTCTTGTTGCGGATATTGAAGAAATACCGGTTGATGATCCCAATCTGCTTTTTATTCGGGGGGTGGTTTGTGAGGAAACCTTGGAAAAGGCCAATCTGAAAAAGGCACAGACGATTATTGTGTTGGGCGATGATGCGGCAGAGACCACGGCCCGCGACGCTAAGGTCGTGCTCACCACTCTGACCATTGAAAGTATGAATCCAGAGGTCTATAGTGTGGTTGAGCTGGTAGATAAAAGGCATGAACCCCATTGTCTTCGCGCCAATGCAGATGAGATTATTATTGGGAGTGAGTTGAGCAGCCACCTGATAGCCAGCGCTGCTTCAGACCACGGTATCAGTAGGGTTGTCACCGAGTTGCTGAGTAGTCGCTATGGTAATGAGCTCTACTCCATGCCAGTTCCTGTTGAAATGGCTGGGAAAAAATTCCTGGATGTCTTTGTTGCCATGAAGACAGAGCATAATGTCACGGTATTTGGTATTCAGAAAGGAAGGGCCGGGGCCTTTCTCCCTAATCCTGATGCCGAGTATCCTGTGACGGCAGAGGATCTCCTGTTGGTCATTTCCAGAGACAGAATCAGAAAATAA
- the rsmI gene encoding 16S rRNA (cytidine(1402)-2'-O)-methyltransferase — MKTKYDSGSLYIVATPIGNLADISQRMQEVLSSVDLLACEDTRHTGRLLTHMGIKADLTSYHRDNEQQKTAYLLNKLGDGLDIALVSDAGTPGVSDPGAILVRGARQQGIPVVPIPGPSALAAALSVSGLQESGFYFGGFPAAKKGERAKQFNALKAFNCPLIFYEAPHRIHATLKDCLRIFGDRQAQLFRELTKLHEEHLSGPLSMLIERTSGRVRGELVLIINGYTEPQEERPEALNELIIWYRDKGKTSLKDAVRLISRDLDIPRSKVYRQALAVWKDE; from the coding sequence ATGAAAACCAAATACGATAGCGGCTCGCTGTACATTGTGGCAACGCCCATAGGCAACCTTGCCGACATCAGTCAACGCATGCAAGAGGTTCTTTCTTCTGTGGATCTTCTTGCCTGCGAAGACACCCGTCATACTGGCAGGTTACTGACCCATATGGGCATTAAGGCCGATCTGACCAGCTACCACCGGGACAATGAGCAGCAAAAAACAGCCTATCTGCTCAATAAACTCGGCGACGGGCTGGACATTGCTCTGGTCTCTGATGCGGGCACCCCAGGGGTCTCTGACCCGGGTGCGATTCTGGTTCGGGGAGCACGTCAGCAAGGCATCCCTGTCGTCCCCATCCCCGGCCCCTCAGCCTTGGCAGCAGCCCTTTCTGTTTCTGGGCTGCAAGAATCAGGCTTTTATTTCGGTGGATTTCCAGCAGCCAAGAAGGGCGAGCGGGCCAAGCAATTCAATGCACTCAAGGCCTTTAACTGCCCCTTGATCTTTTATGAGGCCCCCCATCGCATTCATGCGACCTTAAAGGACTGCCTCCGCATCTTCGGAGATCGGCAGGCCCAGCTCTTCCGGGAGCTGACCAAGCTCCACGAAGAACATCTCTCTGGCCCTCTTTCCATGCTTATCGAACGCACCAGCGGCAGGGTACGGGGTGAACTGGTCCTTATTATCAACGGCTACACTGAACCCCAAGAGGAGCGGCCAGAAGCCCTTAATGAGTTAATCATCTGGTATCGGGATAAGGGCAAGACCTCACTCAAAGATGCGGTTCGGCTTATTTCCCGGGACCTGGATATCCCCCGCTCAAAGGTCTATCGCCAGGCATTAGCTGTATGGAAAGATGAATGA
- a CDS encoding acyl-CoA dehydratase activase translates to MKSLGICAGASSISLAGLEQNATERKLLFTQSRAHDGNPRKVLREMLGQLEDLQQYRIAATGRKFRNMLNFSGIAEPEAVEQATAFLLPPDHPYRVVISAGGETTMVYHLDEDGRVNEIHTGNKCASGTGEFFLQQLGRMSVTLDEAGEMNLPEKPHKVSGRCSVFCKSDCTHALNKGVPKDQVVAGLSRMMSGKVMELLKKLPKDAVMLVGGCVDNQAMVHYLQEAIPDLYIPKEAAAFEALGAALWAMENKAQPFISLDAIFTDQQAGLATLPPLSACQHLVHYKNQERGIAEEGDKVILGLDVGSTTTKGVLMRRSDKAIIAAEYLRTNGDPIEASKNVYQSLADQVKVPLTIEGLGVTGSGRQIAGLHALTDGVINEIVAHATAAVHFDPEVDTIFEIGGQDAKYTYITNGVPSDYAMNEACSAGTGSFLEEAAKESLGLAVTEIGDTAFRATAPPNFSDQCAAFIGSDIKRSVQENVPLEDIVAGLVYSIGMNYNNRVKGNRPVGKKVFVQGGVCYNKAVPAAMASLTGKEVVVPSEAGLMGAFGVALEVERRMEQGLLNSQEYDLQELIARKVKYGEPFICGGGKDCDRGCEISRIRIKDKVYPFGGICNRYDNLIHNRKVQTEDLNLVIKREQRVFRDLAPAAPTDTRPTVGMNRSFLLNTYFPFFNAFFAELGFRLTLPSKEDPKGTDQQGAAFCYPVEIAHNYAATLLAEKPDYIFLPHLRGLDMGEPDMTSCTCVLVQGEPYYLRTAFPALSPAGRVVSQVIDFSKGNSADTEAFLELAGNMGIDPAEVKDKVTAALKAADASQQAFTQDIRAMGKQALAALEATPEQFGTVVFGRPYNAFTSVANKGIPAKFASRGIAVIPFDMLPYWEEQLAEDENMYWAMGQIILKGARFVERHPQLFATYITNFSCGPDSFLVSFFRDMMGRKPSLTLELDSHTADAGLETRIEAFLDIIRYYREIQKKAASVQVEEQVYRAATLEEQHGVTGVRTSNGHWLPLTDPKVRLLVPAMSRYATPLLAAAFGRVGIRAEALPPADKEVLKLGRGHASCKECLPLQTTLGSLLNRVKARKEDEVLVYYMPGADGPCRFGQYYVYTNRVLEQHKITDTAVFTPTCTNGYQGLNDAFLRAAWRAVVIGDLFDEMWSTVLAGAENREAGLQVFHEEFKAITAVMHRRWPVIASQLSRSAARLGRIPLKMPYEQIPKVSLIGEIYVRHDPISLQSLIESLADRGIIVRTASINEWLKYTDWLIQEEIEGEGPTMGSALRGQIKRYFDSAIRKRLAASGLFFYDGPAPVEPIIDVGKNFISPYLTGEAILTVGSAMHEILHPSCGIISIGPFGCMPSRVAEAVLSEKFTTTEKRVQLNGEGDRWQPILEKERKLPFIAIETDGNPFPQLIEARMEAFCLQAERLNEQMLACQ, encoded by the coding sequence ATGAAATCTCTCGGTATATGCGCTGGTGCTTCCAGCATCTCCTTAGCAGGACTTGAACAGAACGCCACAGAAAGAAAGCTTCTTTTTACTCAATCCCGGGCCCATGACGGTAACCCAAGAAAGGTGCTGCGGGAGATGCTGGGGCAGCTTGAAGATCTTCAGCAATACAGGATTGCGGCCACCGGACGAAAGTTCAGAAATATGCTCAACTTCTCCGGCATTGCTGAGCCCGAGGCCGTGGAGCAGGCGACTGCGTTCCTCCTGCCCCCGGATCATCCCTATCGGGTGGTAATCAGTGCCGGTGGTGAGACCACCATGGTCTACCATCTGGATGAGGACGGCAGGGTGAACGAGATCCACACCGGCAATAAATGCGCCTCCGGCACCGGGGAATTCTTTCTCCAGCAGCTGGGCAGGATGTCGGTCACTCTGGATGAGGCAGGCGAGATGAACCTGCCGGAAAAACCCCACAAGGTCTCCGGGCGCTGTTCCGTATTCTGCAAGAGTGATTGCACCCATGCCCTGAACAAGGGCGTCCCCAAGGACCAGGTGGTTGCTGGCCTATCGCGAATGATGTCGGGCAAGGTCATGGAGCTCCTCAAAAAACTCCCCAAGGATGCGGTGATGCTGGTGGGTGGCTGTGTAGACAATCAGGCCATGGTCCATTATCTGCAAGAGGCCATCCCCGATCTGTACATCCCGAAAGAAGCTGCCGCCTTTGAGGCCTTAGGTGCGGCACTCTGGGCGATGGAGAACAAAGCCCAACCCTTCATCTCACTGGATGCCATCTTCACCGACCAGCAGGCTGGCCTGGCCACCCTGCCTCCGCTCTCTGCCTGCCAGCATCTGGTGCATTACAAGAATCAGGAACGAGGCATTGCTGAAGAGGGTGACAAAGTCATCCTCGGTCTGGATGTGGGTTCAACCACCACTAAGGGCGTGCTTATGCGGCGGAGCGATAAGGCCATTATTGCTGCCGAGTACCTGCGCACCAACGGCGATCCCATCGAGGCCTCAAAGAATGTCTACCAAAGCCTGGCAGATCAGGTCAAGGTACCTCTTACTATTGAGGGCCTGGGAGTGACCGGCTCTGGCCGCCAGATCGCTGGTCTCCATGCCCTGACCGACGGGGTGATCAATGAGATTGTGGCCCATGCCACGGCAGCGGTCCATTTTGACCCGGAAGTGGATACCATCTTTGAGATCGGGGGCCAGGATGCCAAGTACACCTATATCACCAACGGGGTGCCCAGCGACTATGCCATGAACGAGGCCTGCAGTGCAGGCACCGGCTCCTTTCTCGAGGAGGCGGCCAAGGAGAGCTTGGGCCTGGCAGTGACCGAAATCGGCGACACCGCCTTCCGGGCCACTGCCCCGCCCAACTTCAGCGACCAATGCGCGGCCTTTATCGGCTCAGACATCAAACGCTCGGTCCAGGAAAACGTGCCCCTGGAGGATATCGTGGCCGGACTGGTCTACTCCATTGGCATGAATTATAACAACCGGGTCAAGGGCAACCGGCCAGTGGGCAAGAAGGTCTTTGTCCAGGGCGGGGTCTGTTATAATAAGGCCGTGCCAGCGGCCATGGCCAGCCTGACCGGCAAAGAGGTGGTGGTCCCCTCAGAGGCCGGACTCATGGGGGCCTTTGGCGTGGCCCTGGAGGTGGAGCGACGCATGGAACAGGGCCTGCTTAACTCCCAGGAGTATGATCTCCAGGAGCTGATTGCCCGGAAGGTGAAGTACGGCGAACCCTTCATATGCGGTGGCGGCAAGGACTGCGACCGAGGCTGTGAGATTTCCCGGATCCGGATCAAGGACAAGGTCTATCCCTTTGGCGGCATCTGTAACCGCTACGACAACCTGATCCATAACCGTAAGGTCCAGACCGAGGACCTGAACCTGGTGATCAAGCGGGAGCAGCGGGTCTTCCGCGATCTGGCGCCTGCCGCCCCGACAGATACCCGGCCCACCGTGGGCATGAACCGCTCCTTTCTCCTCAACACCTACTTCCCCTTCTTTAATGCCTTCTTTGCCGAGCTTGGTTTCCGCCTCACCCTGCCCTCCAAGGAAGATCCCAAAGGTACGGATCAACAGGGGGCAGCCTTCTGCTATCCGGTGGAGATTGCCCATAATTACGCGGCAACCCTACTGGCGGAAAAGCCCGACTATATCTTCCTGCCCCATCTCCGGGGCCTGGATATGGGTGAGCCGGACATGACCTCCTGCACCTGTGTCTTGGTCCAGGGAGAACCCTATTATCTGCGCACCGCCTTTCCGGCCCTGAGCCCTGCTGGTCGGGTGGTTTCTCAGGTGATTGATTTCTCCAAGGGCAATAGCGCAGATACCGAGGCCTTCCTGGAATTAGCAGGAAACATGGGCATTGATCCGGCCGAGGTAAAGGATAAAGTAACAGCAGCCCTGAAGGCAGCAGATGCGTCGCAGCAGGCCTTTACCCAGGATATCCGCGCAATGGGCAAACAGGCCCTGGCTGCCCTGGAGGCGACCCCGGAACAGTTCGGCACTGTGGTCTTCGGGCGTCCCTATAATGCCTTTACCTCAGTAGCCAATAAGGGCATTCCCGCCAAATTCGCCAGCCGGGGCATCGCGGTGATCCCCTTTGATATGCTGCCCTATTGGGAGGAGCAACTGGCTGAGGACGAGAATATGTACTGGGCAATGGGCCAGATCATCCTCAAGGGGGCCCGCTTTGTCGAGCGGCACCCTCAGCTCTTTGCTACCTATATCACCAACTTCTCCTGCGGCCCGGACTCCTTCCTGGTCAGCTTCTTCCGGGATATGATGGGGCGCAAGCCCTCCCTGACCCTGGAACTGGATAGTCATACCGCAGATGCGGGCCTGGAAACCCGGATCGAGGCCTTTCTCGACATCATCCGCTACTACCGGGAGATCCAGAAGAAGGCCGCCTCTGTCCAGGTTGAAGAGCAGGTATACCGTGCTGCCACCCTTGAGGAACAACACGGCGTCACCGGGGTCCGCACCTCCAATGGCCACTGGCTGCCGCTGACTGACCCCAAGGTCCGCCTGCTCGTCCCGGCCATGAGCCGATATGCCACCCCCTTGCTGGCTGCCGCCTTCGGAAGGGTCGGTATTCGGGCCGAGGCACTGCCGCCTGCGGATAAGGAAGTCCTCAAATTAGGTCGTGGTCATGCCTCGTGCAAGGAATGCCTGCCCCTGCAGACTACGCTGGGATCTCTGCTCAACCGGGTCAAGGCGCGCAAAGAGGATGAGGTGCTGGTTTACTACATGCCAGGTGCGGACGGCCCCTGTCGCTTTGGCCAGTATTATGTCTATACCAACAGGGTGCTTGAACAGCACAAGATTACAGACACAGCGGTGTTTACCCCCACCTGCACAAACGGATATCAGGGGTTGAACGATGCCTTTCTCCGGGCGGCATGGCGGGCGGTGGTGATCGGCGATCTCTTTGATGAGATGTGGTCGACTGTGCTGGCCGGAGCCGAGAATCGGGAGGCAGGCCTGCAGGTCTTTCATGAAGAGTTCAAGGCCATCACAGCGGTCATGCATCGGCGTTGGCCTGTAATTGCAAGCCAGCTCTCCAGGTCTGCGGCCCGCCTGGGCCGGATCCCCCTGAAGATGCCCTACGAACAGATCCCCAAGGTCTCCCTGATCGGCGAGATCTACGTGCGCCACGACCCGATCTCCCTCCAGAGCCTTATCGAATCGCTGGCTGACCGAGGCATTATTGTCCGTACAGCATCAATCAATGAATGGCTGAAGTATACTGATTGGCTGATTCAAGAGGAGATCGAAGGAGAAGGGCCAACAATGGGTTCTGCTCTGCGGGGGCAGATAAAGAGATACTTTGACAGCGCCATCCGCAAACGGCTGGCTGCTTCAGGGCTGTTCTTTTATGATGGGCCAGCACCGGTCGAGCCGATCATTGATGTGGGCAAGAACTTCATCTCCCCTTATCTCACCGGGGAGGCCATCCTCACCGTGGGCTCGGCCATGCACGAGATCCTCCATCCCTCCTGCGGCATCATCTCCATTGGGCCCTTTGGTTGTATGCCCTCCCGGGTGGCCGAGGCCGTGCTGAGCGAGAAGTTCACCACCACGGAGAAGCGGGTCCAACTCAACGGGGAGGGGGACCGTTGGCAGCCCATCTTAGAAAAGGAGCGCAAGCTGCCCTTTATCGCCATAGAGACCGACGGCAACCCCTTTCCGCAGCTCATCGAGGCCCGGATGGAAGCCTTCTGTCTCCAGGCAGAACGCTTGAACGAGCAGATGCTGGCGTGTCAATAG
- a CDS encoding tetratricopeptide repeat protein, translating into MTDNRFENRDGDQNIGQGDGAVGKQINDHRTTSQAIDGNENMAAGRDINITNNHYPPASPNSPASRNLLPSEDAVFLYRETELAWLDEQLHPDRVVAVCGPGGMGKTSLAARSVRRLPADRFPDGIIFHTFYHQPNTAQAVQTIALALHLPVQGDVQQQVAAALGSRQALLILDGAEEADDLPAVLGLRGRCGVLITTRKKSDCGPLRLDLQPLPDEQSEDVLRAWGGEAGQQDAIEEIAELLGGWPVALRLAGHYLHSRGEPATDYLRWLEEEPFKELGESEEHQRDNAALLLARSTAQVGENARLVLGLAGCLAYDLLATAPMIALLEDDERRCRKAVNELVNYGLLERRDDRLHIGHALIHEYAARNLPLSTEALERVAGYYIGWCEEQSAAGVPGYVLLDDERAHCLRLIAACLDGELWQEVQGLVGAMWEYLDRQGWWTERLTALEIRLDAARKVGDRKNEGWCLNSLGYTCANRGEKDQALHWYEQCLPLWRELGERKEEGVTLNNMAEIYRQQGKYELALEYFEQSLSILREVGDREGEGVTLNNIGSLYWVQKKYDEALSYYEQSLPIHREVGNKIVEGITLNNIAAIYAAKGEPGKAVEYYKKDLAICRELGDRAGEAVTCWNIGLTYEDMGDLARAEEHIALAVEIAEQIGHPSLEKYRTYLERLRAARRM; encoded by the coding sequence ATGACGGATAACCGATTCGAGAACAGGGACGGCGACCAGAACATCGGTCAGGGTGATGGTGCCGTGGGCAAGCAGATTAATGACCACAGAACGACCTCCCAGGCCATCGACGGCAATGAGAACATGGCCGCAGGTAGGGACATCAACATAACCAATAATCATTACCCGCCCGCCTCTCCCAACTCTCCCGCCTCTCGCAACCTCCTTCCGAGCGAAGACGCGGTCTTCCTTTACCGTGAAACCGAACTGGCCTGGCTGGATGAGCAGCTGCACCCTGACCGGGTGGTGGCGGTTTGTGGACCCGGCGGCATGGGCAAGACCTCCTTGGCTGCCCGATCCGTGCGCAGGCTTCCTGCTGACCGCTTCCCGGACGGGATCATCTTTCACACCTTTTACCATCAGCCGAACACGGCTCAGGCGGTGCAGACTATTGCCCTGGCCCTGCATCTGCCTGTACAGGGGGATGTGCAGCAGCAGGTGGCTGCGGCCCTGGGGAGCAGGCAGGCATTGCTGATTCTGGATGGGGCTGAGGAGGCGGACGATCTCCCGGCTGTGCTGGGCCTGCGCGGGCGATGCGGAGTGCTGATCACCACCCGGAAAAAGAGCGACTGCGGGCCGTTGCGCCTGGACCTGCAACCCCTGCCGGATGAGCAGTCCGAGGATGTGCTGCGGGCCTGGGGCGGGGAGGCCGGGCAACAGGATGCCATTGAGGAGATTGCCGAGCTGCTGGGTGGCTGGCCCGTGGCCCTGCGCCTGGCCGGGCATTATCTGCACAGCAGGGGTGAACCTGCAACAGACTACCTGCGCTGGTTGGAGGAGGAGCCGTTCAAGGAGCTGGGGGAGAGTGAGGAGCACCAGCGGGATAATGCGGCCCTGCTGCTTGCGCGGAGCACGGCCCAGGTGGGAGAGAATGCCCGCCTTGTGCTGGGGCTGGCAGGTTGCTTGGCCTATGACCTACTGGCGACTGCGCCCATGATTGCCCTGCTGGAAGACGATGAACGCCGCTGCCGCAAGGCTGTGAACGAGCTGGTCAATTACGGCCTGCTGGAACGCCGGGACGACCGCCTGCACATAGGCCATGCCCTGATCCATGAGTACGCGGCCCGGAACTTGCCCCTGAGCACAGAGGCCCTGGAGCGGGTGGCTGGCTATTATATAGGGTGGTGCGAGGAACAGAGTGCAGCCGGTGTACCGGGCTATGTCCTGCTGGATGATGAGCGGGCGCATTGCCTGCGGCTGATTGCGGCTTGCCTGGATGGGGAACTGTGGCAGGAGGTGCAAGGCTTGGTCGGGGCGATGTGGGAGTATCTTGATCGGCAGGGCTGGTGGACAGAACGCTTGACTGCCTTGGAAATACGACTTGATGCGGCCCGCAAGGTTGGCGACCGCAAGAATGAAGGCTGGTGCCTGAACAGTTTGGGCTACACCTGCGCTAATCGCGGGGAGAAGGACCAGGCCCTGCACTGGTATGAGCAATGCCTGCCTCTATGGCGTGAGCTGGGAGAGCGCAAGGAGGAAGGCGTGACCCTGAATAACATGGCCGAGATTTATCGGCAACAAGGCAAGTACGAACTGGCTTTGGAATATTTTGAGCAGAGCCTGAGCATCTTGCGAGAGGTCGGCGACCGGGAGGGGGAAGGTGTGACCCTGAATAATATCGGTTCGCTTTATTGGGTACAGAAGAAGTATGATGAAGCCCTGTCGTATTATGAGCAGAGCCTACCTATTCACAGAGAGGTTGGCAATAAGATCGTGGAAGGCATCACCCTGAACAACATTGCCGCTATCTATGCTGCCAAGGGTGAGCCGGGCAAGGCGGTGGAGTATTACAAGAAAGACTTGGCGATATGTCGAGAGCTGGGTGACCGGGCCGGAGAAGCGGTAACCTGCTGGAACATCGGCCTCACCTATGAAGATATGGGCGACCTTGCCCGGGCTGAGGAACACATTGCCCTGGCCGTGGAGATTGCAGAGCAGATCGGGCATCCTTCCTTGGAGAAATACCGCACATACCTGGAACGGCTGCGGGCCGCGCGGCGAATGTAG
- a CDS encoding DMT family transporter, with amino-acid sequence MTVKQKTLWPIHAMMLLCAGLVSTSFTVSKAITDAMDPAVLTLLRFVIAALLFLPYIHSKYGLHLPERKRLFGYACISFTLTGFFWLMFLAMRSTTALNTGVIFTLVPSISGLYSAVLLRERLGRHRLMAMLPATLGAVWVLFRGSLSELLAFNLNPGDLLFFSSCLLMAFYTPLVKFFHQDEPMTLMTFWILVTGTGWLLLFCGYQLPAMAWEQVPLRVWGGIIYLSVFSTIITFFLSQLCTLSLGPTRVMAYSYLYPPFIVLIEWGLGHPLPSARIIPGVGLIIAAMFLVQQGAEDLVLLKGWRKGAAKEGEKEGEGR; translated from the coding sequence ATGACCGTCAAACAAAAGACCCTCTGGCCGATTCACGCCATGATGCTGCTCTGCGCCGGGCTGGTCTCCACCTCCTTCACGGTGAGCAAGGCCATTACCGATGCTATGGACCCGGCAGTCCTGACCCTGCTGCGTTTCGTTATCGCGGCTCTGCTCTTTCTGCCCTATATCCACTCCAAATATGGGCTGCATCTGCCGGAGAGAAAACGCCTGTTCGGCTATGCCTGCATCAGCTTCACCCTGACCGGCTTTTTCTGGCTCATGTTCCTCGCCATGCGCTCCACCACGGCCCTGAACACCGGGGTGATCTTTACCCTGGTGCCGAGCATCTCGGGCCTGTACAGCGCTGTCCTGCTCAGGGAACGATTGGGACGCCACCGGCTCATGGCCATGCTGCCTGCCACCCTGGGCGCGGTTTGGGTCCTGTTTCGCGGCAGTCTGAGCGAGCTCCTGGCCTTTAACCTCAACCCCGGCGACCTGCTCTTTTTCAGCAGCTGCCTGCTCATGGCCTTCTATACCCCCCTAGTCAAATTCTTCCACCAGGACGAACCCATGACGCTGATGACCTTCTGGATCCTGGTCACAGGTACGGGCTGGCTCCTGCTCTTTTGCGGCTACCAACTGCCCGCTATGGCCTGGGAACAGGTGCCGCTCCGGGTCTGGGGTGGCATCATCTACCTCTCGGTCTTTTCCACCATCATTACCTTCTTTCTCAGCCAGCTCTGCACCCTTTCCCTCGGGCCAACCAGAGTCATGGCCTATAGTTATCTCTATCCGCCCTTCATCGTCCTGATAGAATGGGGCCTCGGCCATCCCCTGCCCTCGGCCCGGATCATACCCGGCGTGGGGCTGATTATTGCAGCCATGTTTCTTGTTCAGCAGGGGGCAGAGGACCTTGTCCTCCTCAAGGGATGGAGGAAAGGAGCAGCAAAGGAAGGGGAAAAGGAAGGGGAAGGGAGGTAA
- a CDS encoding bacteriohemerythrin, which yields MSLIKWNDSFSVNVAKIDEEHKRLVEMVNELTDAMKAGHGKDVLAEILNGLISYTASHFQREERYFQQVRYPHAVEHKKEHVAFVQKVTEFKEEFDAGRATVSVQVLQFLSKWLQNHIKGSDQKYSSYFNERGIK from the coding sequence ATGAGCTTAATCAAATGGAATGACAGCTTCAGTGTCAATGTGGCCAAGATTGACGAAGAGCATAAACGACTGGTGGAGATGGTTAATGAACTCACCGACGCGATGAAGGCGGGACACGGTAAGGATGTGCTCGCCGAGATCCTGAATGGGTTGATCAGCTACACGGCCTCCCATTTTCAGAGAGAGGAGAGGTATTTCCAGCAGGTGAGGTACCCCCATGCTGTTGAGCATAAGAAAGAGCATGTGGCCTTTGTCCAAAAGGTCACTGAGTTTAAAGAGGAGTTTGATGCGGGCAGGGCCACGGTCTCTGTCCAGGTCCTGCAGTTTCTCAGCAAATGGTTGCAAAACCACATCAAGGGCTCTGATCAGAAGTACAGCAGCTATTTTAACGAGAGGGGTATCAAGTAG